Proteins encoded by one window of Salarias fasciatus chromosome 1, fSalaFa1.1, whole genome shotgun sequence:
- the psmb1 gene encoding proteasome subunit beta type-1: protein MFSAQAFEDPGRMKEYHYTGPVEHKFSPYTFNGGTVLAVAGEDFAIVASDTRLSEGYSIHSRDSPKCYKLTDTTVIGCSGFHGDCLTLTKIIDARLKMYKHSNNKTMTSGAIAAMLSTILYGRRFFPYYVYNIIGGLDEEGKGAVYSFDPVGSYQRDTFKAGGSASAMLQPLLDNQIGFKNMEGVQHVPLTQEKAVQLVKDVFISAAERDVYTGDALRICIITKEGVNEQTIPLRKD, encoded by the exons ATGTTCTCTGCTCAGGCTTTTGAGGATCCCGGAAGGATGAAGGAGTATCATTACACCGGTCCAGTTGAACACAAGTTCTCGCCGTATACTTTCAACGGAGG GACGGTACTAGCTGTTGCTGGTGAAGATTTTGCCATCGTAGCCTCAGACACCAGGCTGAGTGAAGGCTACTCCATCCACAGCCGGGACTCCCCGAAGTGCTACAAGCT GACAGACACCACTGTCATTGGCTGCAGCGGTTTCCATGGCGACTGTCTGACTCTGACTAAAATCATTGATGCCAGACTAAAA ATGTACAAGCACTCAAACAACAAGACCATGACCAGCGGAGCCATTGCAGCCATGTTGTCCACCATCCTGTATGGCAGGAGGTTTTTCCCGTACTATGTCTACAACATTATTGGAGGACTGGATGAAGAGG GTAAAGGAGCAGTGTACAGCTTTGACCCTGTGGGCTCCTACCAGAGAGACACCTTCAAGGCCGGTGGGTCAGCCAGTGCCATGCTTCAGCCCCTTCTAGACAACCAG ATTGGTTTCAAGAACATGGAGGGTGTGCAGCATGTTCCTCTGACTCAGGAAAAGGCAGTTCAGCTGGTCAAAGATGTTTTCATCTCGGCTGCAGAGAGAGACGTCTACACTGGAGATGCCCTTCGGATCTGCATCATCACGAAGGAGGGTGTTAATGAGCAGACTATTCCACTGAGGAAGGACTGA
- the pdcd2 gene encoding programmed cell death protein 2 isoform X1 produces the protein MSSAEVVLGFLEEAEAWRLRSPQFPSKVGGKPAWLSQKGLPSVSGLECETCRQPMVFLLQLYAPISGQETCFHRTLFLFCCRTPECYTRNNSSCMRVFRSQLPRRNEFYDYNPPPEDEPPSGPEEDPAVLPVSGVKLCWVCGCPGNKACSRCHSVTYCGKQHQTLHWKHSHKVECCSQVVRLDGGRPLLFPERELVTEPEEPQEEDDPNEAEGGEESSSQKSEDGPCIADTLAEADLEEMAMHETEDNEMFQRFKKKIAPEPHQVVRYSRGGSPLWVSSQHIPSDEDIPACTCGAKRSFEFQVMPQLLNSLRVDSTGASIDWGTLAIYTCSASCNHDDQCCSEFIWKQDFSSDQHTQIEHT, from the exons ATGTCCTCGGCCGAGGTGGTTCTGGgcttcctggaggaggcggaggcctGGCGGCTCCGCTCCCCGCAGTTCCCCAGTAAGGTCGGAGGGAAGCCGGCGTGGCTCAGCCAGAAAGGCCTGCCGTCTGTGTCCGGGCTGGAGTGTGAGACATGCCGGCAGCCCATGGTGTTCCTGctccag TTGTACGCACCAATATCCGGTCAGGAGACGTGTTTCCACAGGACTCTGTTTCTCTTCTGCTGCAGAACTCCTGAGTGCTACACacgcaacaacagcagctgcatgaGAG TTTTCAGAAGTCAGCTCCCCAGAAGGAACGAATTCTACGACTACAACCCTCCTCCAG AGGATGAACCTCCCAGTGGGCCGGAGGAAGATCCAGCTGTGCTGCCTGTTTCTGGGGTTAAACTGTGTTGGGTGTGTGGTTGTCCTGGTAACAAAGCCTGCTCCCGCTGTCACTCTGTAACATACTGCGGAAAACAGCACCAAACACTTCACTGGAAACACTCCCACAAGGTGGAGTGCTGCAGTCAAG TAGTAAGACTCGACGGAGGACGTCCGCTCCTCTTCCCGGAGAGAGAGCTCGTCACCGAGCCTGAGGAGCCTCAAGAAGAGGACGACCCAAAtgaggctgaaggaggagaagagagcagTTCACAGAAGAGTGAAGACGGTCCCTGTATAGCTGACA CTTTAGCAGAGGCAGACCTGGAGGAGATGGCTATGCATGAAACTGAGGACAACGAAATGTTCCAGCGTTTCAAAAAGAAGATCGCACCAGAACCACATCAG GTGGTGCGATACAGCCGAGGAGGCTCCCCTTTGTGGGTCTCTTCTCAACACATCCCCTCAGATGAGgatatcccagcatgcacctgtGGCGCCAAGAGGAGTTTTGAATTTCAG gtGATGCCTCAGCTGTTGAACAGTCTGCGTGTGGACTCAACAGGAGCCAGTATCGATTGGGGGACTCTGGCTATCTATACATGCTCGGCCAGCTGTAACCATGACGACCAGTGCTGCTCAGAGTTCATCTGGAAACAGGACTTCAGCTCTGatcaacacacacagattgaaCACACATAA
- the rhoua gene encoding ras homolog family member Ua produces the protein MSPSSPCQMPPLGDGGYKPAPLAPAPPPVPPRRVRSRDRGSGSGGGRTRRSGAGTAGAGAAERRVKCVLVGDGAVGKTSLVVSYTTNGYPTEYVPTAFDNFSAVVSVDGQPVKLQLCDTAGQDEFDKLRPLCYTSADVFLLCFSVVSPSSFQNVPEKWVPEIRKHAAVAPLVLVGTQCDLREDVKVLIDLAKYRERPVDPADARDCAMEIGAVAYMECSSLTQKNLKEVFDTAILASLQNHSSHKHLRGKQRRRKKQRQTPDKMKSLSKSWWKRYCCVA, from the exons ATGTCGCCCTCCTCTCCGTGTCAAATGCCTCCGCTGGGCGATGGGGGCTACAAGCCGGCGCCGCTGGCCCCAGCACCTCCGCCCGTGCCGCCGAGGAGGGTCCGGAGCCGGGACCgtggcagcggcagcggcggcggccggacgCGGCGGTCCGGGGCTGGGACAGCGGGAGCCGGAGCCGCGGAGAGGCGGGTGAAGTGTGTGCTGGTGGGGGACGGAGCCGTGGGGAAAACCAGCCTGGTGGTCAGCTACACCACCAACGGCTACCCCACAGAGTATGTCCCCACTGCGTTCGACAACTTCTCAG ctgTGGTATCGGTGGATGGACAGCCAGTCAAACTCCAACTCTGTGACACAGCTGGACAG GATGAGTTTGACAAGCTGCGTCCTCTGTGTTACACCAGTGCAGACGTGTTCCTGCTGTGCTTCAGTGTCGTCAGTCCCTCCTCCTTTCAGAATGTTCCTGAAAAGTGGGTGCCAGAGATTCGCAAGCATGCTGCTGTTGCACCGCTGGTCCTTGTCGGGACACAGTGTGACCTCCGGGAGGATGTAAAG GTTCTCATTGACCTGGCGAAATACCGTGAGCGGCCTGTGGACCCGGCGGACGCTCGGGACTGTGCGATGGAGATCGGGGCGGTGGCCTACATGGAGTGCTCCTCCCTGACTCAAAAAAATCTCAAGGAAGTCTTTGACACAGCCATACTGGCCAGCCTACAGAACCACAGCTCCCATAAGCACCTGAGGGGGAAGCAAAGACGTCGCAAAAAACAGAGGCAGACCCCGGACAAGATGAAAAGTCTGTCAAAGTCGTGGTGGAAAAGGTACTGCTGTGTGGCCTAG
- the pdcd2 gene encoding programmed cell death protein 2 isoform X2 gives MSSAEVVLGFLEEAEAWRLRSPQFPSKVGGKPAWLSQKGLPSVSGLECETCRQPMVFLLQLYAPISGQETCFHRTLFLFCCRTPECYTRNNSSCMRVFRSQLPRRNEFYDYNPPPEDEPPSGPEEDPAVLPVSGVKLCWVCGCPGNKACSRCHSVTYCGKQHQTLHWKHSHKVECCSQVRLDGGRPLLFPERELVTEPEEPQEEDDPNEAEGGEESSSQKSEDGPCIADTLAEADLEEMAMHETEDNEMFQRFKKKIAPEPHQVVRYSRGGSPLWVSSQHIPSDEDIPACTCGAKRSFEFQVMPQLLNSLRVDSTGASIDWGTLAIYTCSASCNHDDQCCSEFIWKQDFSSDQHTQIEHT, from the exons ATGTCCTCGGCCGAGGTGGTTCTGGgcttcctggaggaggcggaggcctGGCGGCTCCGCTCCCCGCAGTTCCCCAGTAAGGTCGGAGGGAAGCCGGCGTGGCTCAGCCAGAAAGGCCTGCCGTCTGTGTCCGGGCTGGAGTGTGAGACATGCCGGCAGCCCATGGTGTTCCTGctccag TTGTACGCACCAATATCCGGTCAGGAGACGTGTTTCCACAGGACTCTGTTTCTCTTCTGCTGCAGAACTCCTGAGTGCTACACacgcaacaacagcagctgcatgaGAG TTTTCAGAAGTCAGCTCCCCAGAAGGAACGAATTCTACGACTACAACCCTCCTCCAG AGGATGAACCTCCCAGTGGGCCGGAGGAAGATCCAGCTGTGCTGCCTGTTTCTGGGGTTAAACTGTGTTGGGTGTGTGGTTGTCCTGGTAACAAAGCCTGCTCCCGCTGTCACTCTGTAACATACTGCGGAAAACAGCACCAAACACTTCACTGGAAACACTCCCACAAGGTGGAGTGCTGCAGTCAAG TAAGACTCGACGGAGGACGTCCGCTCCTCTTCCCGGAGAGAGAGCTCGTCACCGAGCCTGAGGAGCCTCAAGAAGAGGACGACCCAAAtgaggctgaaggaggagaagagagcagTTCACAGAAGAGTGAAGACGGTCCCTGTATAGCTGACA CTTTAGCAGAGGCAGACCTGGAGGAGATGGCTATGCATGAAACTGAGGACAACGAAATGTTCCAGCGTTTCAAAAAGAAGATCGCACCAGAACCACATCAG GTGGTGCGATACAGCCGAGGAGGCTCCCCTTTGTGGGTCTCTTCTCAACACATCCCCTCAGATGAGgatatcccagcatgcacctgtGGCGCCAAGAGGAGTTTTGAATTTCAG gtGATGCCTCAGCTGTTGAACAGTCTGCGTGTGGACTCAACAGGAGCCAGTATCGATTGGGGGACTCTGGCTATCTATACATGCTCGGCCAGCTGTAACCATGACGACCAGTGCTGCTCAGAGTTCATCTGGAAACAGGACTTCAGCTCTGatcaacacacacagattgaaCACACATAA
- the psmc3 gene encoding 26S proteasome regulatory subunit 6A — MASLSDKSVWDEVEDGIGEEVLKMSTEEIVQRTRLLDSEIKIMKSEVLRVTHELQAMKDKIKENTEKIKVNKTLPYLVSNVIELLDVDPNDQEEDGANVDLDSQRKGKCAVIKTSTRQTYFLPVIGLVDAEKLKPGDLVGVNKDSYLILETLPTEYDSRVKAMEVDERPTEQYSDIGGLDKQIQELVEAIVLPMNHKEKFENLGIQPPKGVLMYGPPGTGKTLLARACAAQTKATFLKLAGPQLVQMFIGDGAKLVRDAFALAKEKAPSIIFIDELDAIGTKRFDSEKAGDREVQRTMLELLNQLDGFQPNMQVKVIAATNRVDILDPALLRSGRLDRKIEFPMPNEEARARIMQIHSRKMNVSPDVNYEELARCTDDFNGAQCKAVCVEAGMIALRRGATELNHEDYMEGILEVQAKKKANLQYYA; from the exons ATGGCGTCGCTGAGTGACAAATCAGTTTGGGATGAAGTGGAGGATGGCATCGGAGAAGAAGTCTTAAAAATGTCCACGGAGGAGATAGTCCAGCGGACTCGACTCCTCGACAGCGAGATAAAGATCATGAAGAGCGAGGTGCTGAGGGTGACGCACGAGCTGCAGGCCATGAAGgataaaatcaaagaaaacacggAGAAGATCAAAGTGAACAAAACACTGCCGTATCTGGTGTCCAACGTGATCGAGTTACTGGATGTGGATCCCAacgaccaggaggaggacggggccAATGTGGACCTGGACTCCCAGAGAAAAGGAAAGTGCGCCGTCATTAAGACCTCCACTCGGCAGACGTACTTCCTGCCGGTGATCGGGCTGGTGGACGCCGAGAAGCTGAAGCCAGGGGACCTGGTAGGTGTCAACAAAGACTCCTACCTGATCCTGGAGACCCTGCCCACCGAGTATGACTCCAGAGTCAAGGCCATGGAGGTGGACGAGCGTCCCACTGAGCAGTACAGCGACATTGGCGGGCTCGACAAGCAGATCCAGGAGCTCGTGGAGGCCATAGTCCTGCCCATGAATCACAAGGAGAAGTTTGAAAACCTGGGCATCCAGCCTCCCAAAGGGGTCCTCATGTACGGACCCCCCGGGACCGGGAAGACCCTCCTTGCCAGAGCCTGTGCTGCTCAGACCAAGGCCACCTTCCTGAAGCTGGCCGGCCCACAGCTGGTCCAGATGTTCATCGGAGATGGAGCCAAGCTGGTGAGAGATGCCTTTGCTCTGGCCAAAGAGAAAGCCCCATCCATCATCTTCATCGACGAGCTGGACGCCATCGGAACCAAGAGGTTTGACAGTGAGAAGGCAGGAGACAGAGAAGTGCAGAGGAccatgctggagctgctcaaCCAGCTGGATGGCTTCCAGCCCAACATGCAGGTCAAG gtgATCGCTGCCACCAACAGAGTGGATATCCTGGATCCTGCGCTGCTCCGCTCGGGCCGTCTGGACAGGAAGATCGAGTTCCCCATGCCAAACGAGGAGGCCAGAGCCCGCATCATGCAGATCCACTCCCGCAAGATGAACGTCAGTCCCGACGTCAACTACGAGGAGCTGGCCCGCTGCACCGACGACTTCAACGGAGCGCAGTGCAAAGCGGTGTGCGTGGAGGCCGGGATGATCGCGCTGCGCCGCGGAGCCACGGAGCTGAACCACGAGGATTACATGGAGGGAATCCTGGAGGTCCAGGCCAAGAAGAAGGCCAACCTTCAGTACTACGCCTGA
- the tbp gene encoding TATA-box-binding protein, producing the protein MDQNNSIPAFQGLASPQGAMTPGMPIFSPMMPYGTGLTPQPVQNTNSLSILEEQQRQQQQQQQQQAQQAQQANAGLPGTSGQTPQLFHSQAVTGSTTTALPGNTPLYNNPLTPMTPITPATPASESSGIVPQLQNIVSTVNLGCKLDLKTIALRARNAEYNPKRFAAVIMRIREPRTTALIFSSGKMVCTGAKSEEQSRLAARKYARVVQKLGFPAKFLDFKIQNMVGSCDVKFPIRLEGLVLTHQQFSSYEPELFPGLIYRMIKPRIVLLIFVSGKVVLTGAKVRAEIYEAFENIYPILKGFRKTT; encoded by the exons ATGGACCAGAACAACAGTATACCTGCCTTCCAGGGGCTGGCTTCCCCTCAG GGTGCCATGACTCCAGGCATGCCCATCTTTAGTCCCATGATGCCATATGGTACGGGTCTGACACCCCAGCCAGTCCAGAACACCAACAGTCTGTCCAtactggaggagcagcagaggcagcagcagcaacagcagcagcagcaggcgcagcAGGCACAGCAGGCCAACGCAG GGCTTCCGGGGACATCGGGACAGACGCCTCAGCTTTTCCACTCTCAGGCAGTAACAGGTTCGACCACCACAGCACTGCCAGGAAACACCCCGCTTTATAATAACCCGCTCACCCCCATGACCCCCATCACGCCGGCCACGCCTGCCTCCGAGAGCTCCGGCATCGTACCTCAGCTACA AAACATAGTATCGACTGTGAACCTCGGCTGTAAACTGGACCTGAAGACAATTGCACTGAGAGCCAGGAACGCTGAGTACAACCCAAAG CGTTTTGCTGCGGTTATCATGAGAATACGAGAGCCACGGACCACCGCCTTAATCTTCAGCTCAGGGAAGATGGTCTGCACCGGAGCCAAGAG TGAGGAGCAGTCGAGGTTGGCAGCCAGGAAATATGCGCGTGTGGTGCAGAAACTCGGTTTTCCAGCCAAATTCTTGGACTTCAAAATCCAGAACATGGTGGGCAGCTGCGACGTGAAGTTCCCCATCCGGCTGGAGGGATTAGTCCTCACGCACCAACAGTTCAGCAG CTACGAGCCCGAGCTGTTTCCTGGGCTGATTTACAGAATGATCAAACCCAGAATCGTCCTGCTCATCTTTGTTTCAGGGAAGGTTGTTCTCACAG gTGCCAAGGTGAGAGCGGAGATCTACGAGGCTTTTGAAAACATATACCCCATCCTAAAAGGCTTCCGCAAGACAACGTAG